taaagtgGTTATTTTTCTACATGAATAAATCGTCAAAATAATGCGTGAATGTTCGGAGTCATTGTTTATTGTCATATACTTCTCAAGAAAAGTGAGGATTCTGGGGGTGGGTTAATTCAATATTTAGCAGAAATCTCCGAAGCCCGTAAGTGGTGACAATTACCCCGAATATTCATCAAATCACATGGCACACAATCAGAAAGCGACCAAACCCCCCACCAAATTCAAGAACATCAACAGCACGCCAAAGAACAACTTTCTGCAATACTAACTAATTGGATCGAAAACCTTCCATTATTCACACATGAAGCTCCGAAAGAAGAAAAATTAGATGCTCAGAAAATGTCACATCAGAAATCACATTCAGAACCGTAGGTGCCGATAAAACAAATCCCATAAACCTCAAAATACAGATACACAGAGCACACACAAGGTTAAGAAAACTGACCAGCTAAATTCCCATTTGCTTGGAGAGATAGAAGCTGTTGTTTCCATATCTCAAAAGCACAGCGAACGAGCTACTTCGGAAATTAATAtatggtggaaagaaagatacAATTCCTGTGTCTGTCTGTGCTGGAACCTTTCTTGGATGCCTAGGTCACCGAGGTATGTTTGGTGGGATTGAGGTTCTTTTTCGAGTTGGACCTCTGTTTATATGGAAATCAAACGGGCCGTAACTTTTTTGAAAGAATTGATTTAAAACTTGTATGTAATCGCTTATTGCAAGTGTTTTTCAGGTTTacgtataatttttaaatatttcattaattagaactatatatatatatatatatatataatttcataaaaaaatttgtaagtTGAGGGGGCTGCAATTTGCAAGattatgaataaaaaaaaattattactggAAATAAGAACTGATATAGTGAAACATAGAAAGCAAGTTGATAACATTATGTTTAACAAATATAGTTACATCCATATATTTGCAACACAAGCATAGGTAGTAATTCTAAACATGTATGTACAAAATGGCCACTTTTTTCCCATTACAAGCCAAACGAGACCAATTCCCCAAGCAAGCCAAACATATGAACAACCACACTCCATATCATCTATACACAGTGATATTACCCAACATCCACATCCGTATGTTACATATTAGTGACAAAGAAACTGGATTTACACAGAATCCATGGTTTAGAAAGCTGAAAAAAGCCATCCGATGGTCCAACCGACAAGCAAACCAGTACCAACGAGGCTCAATCCTAGTGCGAAAGCAAAAGCACGGTTGCATATGCAACACCCACCTTTACCCAGCTTCTTTTTTCTGATCTTGTGTCTGTTCTTTCCCAATACCATGTTTTTAACTGATGGGAGGTGACTTTTACTCGCATGTTCAAAGCAAAGTGTCTCGATTTTCAAAATTCGGATCCACTGCTTATAAGCAAACAGGTAAGATGCCTGTCTGAAAAAAAGTTCGATTATGTGGCCCTTCTCGTCACAAGCATCCTGTGCTAACTTCTCAGCTTCTCTTGCACGTGTTTGAGAATGGCAGAGTGCCTCTAAAAGCTGATTTTTGTTGAGGTCAAAACTTTCTTGTCCCAAGGTAACTGATGAATCGACTTCGATTGTACCCAAGTTGCCATTGCTGTAGGACGACCGAGAAATATATTACCAAGTTAGTAACTAACATGGATAACAAGGtggcaaaaagaaaaaaaaaatcaccttCAATTTCTTTCTCACGATTCAATTCGTGCATGGGAAGAGGGCGGGAGGTGCTTTTCAAATTGCAATTATTAACTCAGCGACAGATCAGTATTGGCTTGAACAACACTCGAAAGTTTTCTAAAAAACGATATACATAAAACCTGGCGCAAAAAAAAATCGAAGTAAAATGTAATTATACATGTCAAGCGTGAGTCTGAGTCAGACTCCATGTCATATGATCAATTTCCTTTTCCCCATACATAATTTCTACCGTCCCCTCTTTTAATCTACCCATACATTTTAGGCAGGCAATGAACCATACACCAATCTAGACCAGTAAGAGTAAATACCAAGTCATCAAACTTCTAACCGCAGATCTAACTTCACACTAAAGTAAAAAGGGGCAAACATTGTCACCTCAAATGTAAATTTCCTGAGTCATTACCTGAATGTTCCATCCGAATCTTGAACTGTACACTCCACTAATCCTGCATCTTTTCCTTGAGAACAGTCGGCCACACACAAAACCTTCGCCTTTGTATTTGCCATTTGTTCTTTTACCTGGTCAAAACAGCTTACAAAATTATCTGACCCCTTCTCAAAATGCAAGGCCTGAGGTTCTGAAAGATCACGAGTTCTGATGTGGGAAGATGACCTCCAAGAAATAAAGGATGCTACGTCATCTTTATCAGCTGAATGCCACCATGGTTCAATCTTCATAAATTCGCTACACTGAGAATCCAGATCAGAGCAATTTTTCTCTGGCTGTTCACGGTTCAAGTACATTAAATTAGCATTTGAGTGCCAGGACTCTTTCAAGTCCTTGCTCATTGGCACCCTTTCAAAACTCTCATCAGCAATGGGCTCAAGTTCCTGCAACCAACTATCTTGATTGCTTTTGGCATTAGAACAACAATTCTCTGATGGCTTGTCCAAACAACAAGAACCGGAATTTTTGGAAAAGGTTGCACAATATTCCTCAATAAGCTGGTTCTCTTCCCTTACTTTTGCATTTTCATCAACATTCCAAGCACTCATAAGTGTGACATCCGGTTCCGACACGTTTGTTTGGTCACAGGAATAAATTTTCCCAATATTTTCATGGTTTAACAACAATTTGTTGCCATGCAAAAAATCTTGACTTGAAGATTTACATGTACAAGGCATTTGATCCCAGAAAAAACCATATGACTTATTGACTGACTCATCGGCATTGTCACGTGATAATGGTTTCAACATAGACAAGGAGCAGCAATCTAACAGAGATATTCTAGAAAAATCTTACGATAAGACGCAATGTTTTCAGGTTACTTCACAGAACCTTGAGAGCACGAAACTGGAACAAAATCCAACTCAACTCATAACCACATATAGCTGCAGCAAAGTAAAACACAACCAAAAATTAGTTGCAACACAACTTTTATCTCTTGTATGCAAATAGGAAATCGTTATAAACGAGACTAGAAGAATCCTAAGTAAATAAAATGGTTCAGAATTTATAAACAACGCTATCAATAACAGCAATAATACCAATTCCAGAGTAGCTTACTCATTACATAGCTTTCCAACATGCATTATTGTAATACAAAGAGCAAAAACATTACCATCGCATAAACATCAATTTCAAAGGACCATAGagaaatttcaaaataattaaGGCACCAGCGGACAGTTTCAGATATTCACTCAAGGATCAAGCTCTACGCAAAGAGAAGCAGGAGATATAAGCTACACCATACAACGAAGGCAAGAGGAAGTTTATATCTGACCGGAAAATCACCACATTATCTCACATGAATTTTACTCCTCTCCAGCAAACTAGCCCCATGTCAAATTAAAACCACAAGCTCTATTATGGCAAATTCGATCCAATAAGCCACCAAGAACAGCACGACCGAGTGCAATCTATAAGATCACGCAAATCGATTAAATATAACACTCCATAAATGTGTTTTACTCAGCTTCGCAATCTATACAATAATTCCCCGAAATATTACGAAGGAAAACGCACTTTCTGATACAAGTCACCTAAAATTTTTACCAAAAAAGGAAAAACCCACAAAGAAACTAAAATTAGCTAAAAATCAATAGATCAAACACAGAAGGCTACTCTTTTAATAAACCAAAAATCGCAAACTTCAACTACCGATCACAAGTCACCcgaaaaattaacttaaaaatagGAAGTAAACTCAAGATGCATCAGTGTAACACCTAACGCTACGAAAATTCGACGAATTGGAGACGGACAATTGATTTTGAGATCTGATACAGATAAAATCTAGGACAACTATACAGTTTAcattttctctttctttttgaGTGTGACAACTGACAAACAACTAATTAATTACATTTGTCCCAGTCTTCTAGATTTCTTACCCACATACAAAAAAACATAATAGATTTCAAGAAAGTTGCTATTTCACAATGGCGTTTTTTTAGTACAAGTAGCCATGAAGTCGGCTTCTATGGGATTCATTCCTATCCACGTTTTTTAACCTATTAGGACCCAAAGcccatcttttgaatacaattAAGCCCACAGACAAATAGAGGCCCAGAGGTAGTTTAACTTGATCTAAACCGTTAAACTAGACCCCACACCATCCACTGTAAACCGAAACTGGTCAACCCTTCaaatcaataatagaatttttcacgttttttgtttaattatgttgaaattttgaatcaaatttagagtttgaataaaaattatgttTTATGAATGTGAGATTGTTGAAGACTTTTGactcttcatattcttgagttaatggaagattaattaagttaattaatcTTACATAACTCTTTGTGTGTACTTTGGGCTTAGTATGTTCATTTCCTCATTTCATATACATGAAAATCTTATCTCTTTCAATCattctcttgcatttcatattgCTAGCTTTCTCCATTTGGCATCTGTTAAATTTCGGTGTTAAAGTAAATGTACGTTTTTCGTTCGTCGTAGCAGTGTCTCGTGCTAAGTCATTGCTGGTTGTTCCGTTATATCTTGACAAACAAACGTCCAAGACAATCTTCGAAGCATTTACAGGACGGGACGAATATGTGTTAAGGACATTGTACTTTGTACAGGTCTTGATTTGGTTTTTTTTAAGCTTTGTTCTACTGTGTTTCTTCATAATTTAGTTCACTGGTTTTTTACGAAAGTTTAGTGTACTTTATCGTTCGACATATTGTGTAACAATATGTTTTTGAAAGAgaaatattttatgtaaatATGGAAAAGAGCACAATTGAATGTATTTGGACAAGTGATAATCCAGGTCGAATGTTTAATAATTTGGGGGTGAATATCTTGttttttatttctttgattTTACAACTTTTTTGTACTTTGATTTTATAGTCTCGCAGTAATTTGCCTGGTAAAACCCTTCACATTCTATGGCATAGTGATATATGTGATTTTTTTTGCATGGAAAGATCCACCAACGTATTGTTGGTCGATCATTATAATTTCTGATTTGAATTGAAAATTGGTTATGCTCGAAATTTATAAGAagaaactgaaaaaaaaaataaaatttgaagttCTTACTTACTGTCCATGatcaattttcattttttatgttTGAGTTATTAGACAATTTTTTAGATAAAGATCAAACGGAACTCGAATTGAAGAAATTTTCAGAGAAAAATATAGGCTTATTTCTCTGTCCACGTAAATGTGGATGGATATGAGGAGGAAGACGTGCTCACTTTCTCTCGAATTAAAATTTATGTATatgttaaaatttatattatctATGATGTGATAAAACCATATAATTCTAAATATATATGTCACGAAAAAAAATAACATTAGTAACTTGCGGTATAAAATATCGGACGCAAATAAAATGTCAGATATAGGATTAAAAACGAAAAGGACAAATGGGGGGGCTTCATGGAATTCGGACAAGAAATTGTCAAATGAGAGAATATAAAAATGGATCGATTTTACTTGAAATTAAAACAAATACGGCGCTAATATCGGCGATTTTCCCCCAAATCTTCGAACTTCCCTCAATCAGAAGTTCGAAGTCATAGAACCACAACAGATGGAGGATTCCGGCGTGAATACGGCTTCGTATTACGAGAAGGTGGACGGCCTTGCGCGGTGGTTTGGGACTAGCGTCGCGGCTGCGTTTTTCGCCTCACTCGAGCGATGTTCTTGTGTTAATCTTACCACCTCGGACACCGACGACGAGGACGAGGAGGCGAAAGATCGCCCGCTCATGTTGACCAATCTCCGCTCCAGCTCCACGTCTTCTTTGTCCTCCGTGAATCACAATGTCAACAATTCTCGCTCCGTCGATAATCTTCCGGTCTGAACCCGATCCAGCATCCCTGGATTATTGgtaaaataattaatctttCTAGAGTTTGATTATGCGTGATCTGTTGATCGTTTTAATTTTTGGGTGCGTAAGACTTGGTGAAAGTAAGGAATTTTTAATTCAATCCATGTGATATGGTTCTCATTTGCCTTGATTATGTCACCATAGTATTGCTCTTTCGATGTGCAAGCTTGATTTCATTTTTAGATATTTGAATGGTTAATACTCTATTATCGATTAATCTATGTATTTTAAGGATCATTTGAATTGATTTTGAGAGTTTCGCCAAAAATTGAGTAAATTTTAGCTATTTTTTATGTCATCATTAAAaaagttaagtttatttttccctAGTCGATTCTGGATTGCCAACTTGTACAAAACATGACAGTTTTAATGCAGTTTATTATTGTGCACCTGCTCTAGTGAATCTCCGTTTTGACGTTGCTTTAAGATTATTGATGCATTTTATCTTCTACATTCTAATTTTATTATTCTCATTGAATTGGATGATGATTAAGTTTAGCAGTATTATGATCAAACGAAGACAACCTCAAACGTTTCTCTAATTTTTATGGGTAAAGGAAGCAGGAAGTTGACATTTTTAGACCGGAAATGAAAACTACATGATTTGCGATGGCTCACTGATAGCACGCATAACATCCTTGCTTATCGTTATTAAAATGGAGTTGTTGGCATTTGAcaaaaaaatacataataagATACTAGACACTAAAATGGGTTTTTTCTCCACACAGCTCTCTGAAAAGTTTTTGTCGTACCCCATGATGGTAATTCGTGGCTCTGAGATTCCTTGGTTTTTTTGGGttacttttaaaattttctttcttgAACACTTGgtgaatgaaaattttgattgagTAATATGATTTTGTTAGGACTATGTTCTTATGTTTAAATACATTATGTGATGTATGATTGTATGCGCAGGACATTCCAAATTTAGGTACCACATCTTCTCTTAAAATTTTGAGTATACTACTGTCAGAATAAAAGTCACCAATCGTGATAGTATGCTGTATTGTTCTTACCACCTGATAATCGTGGTAAAAAGcattatgattatgcatgatatCATGGTTACTTTTGGACTCCACCCCCAGTTAATTGATTACTTATCTCGTTGCTCTATGATGCCAGTAGAACGTTTTTTTCCTCCATCGAGCTGGTTTCTAAGCAGTTTAAAACTCTTACCTTTTGGTGTGTCCTGTTATGGTTGCTTCCGTAGAGTTGGCTGGTATGATATCATTTAAAGTCGTTATCCTTTTCTTGGGGCTGTTGACGTTTTGGTATAACACGATGTTCTTATAACTGTCTCGCACTCCCTGAGAATAACCTTGACATTATGTATAAGGAATTTAAATTGTGGACTTTTCAGCATGGCAACAGTTGTTTGCCTTCAACTTGTGCTAGAGAATGATCATCCCTTTAACCGTATTATTTATGGACAAATTAGTTTAGGGTTTGGCAAGCAGTAGTAATAGACCTTTGTTACTCTAATTCTTGAAACATTTCAAAGTCAGAGTCAGCAAAATATTTTGTCTATAAATTTTGGACCATTTAGTTGATTTTCTTTGTCCAGCAGGTTTGTGAATCACGATTTTATCCTGAAATATGTTTTCTATACTGTCTGAGTTATGTAATGCTCCTTGACCGTCTCACCATGCATGTCTGCATGCTAATGTCACCTCCCTTATCCAAGACTTTTTATTCTCTTAAAATGTCAGTTTGGTCCCATTTCTTAACATGTACTTACAATCATTTTCAGGAATTTTATTCTTAATTCTTTATGGAGTATGGATCATTTGATAGGCCATGTGTATTAAATGGAAATCACCCCATTTCTGATTTGCTGATACTGGCCCAGCTTGTTGTGTATCCCAATGTATCAGTTACCTGTAACGTGGACAAGTTTAAAATGAAATTCACAATGAATAGTCTATTGTGATGACGAAATTTGGTGATATTCAATGATGCTTCTAGCATAAAAACAACTATGACGGATCCATTTTCTAAAAAGCTTTAACCTGAAAATCGGGCTACATCATCGGTGCACAATGTTCCTTCTGCTTTGATGAATTTGATTTGTTTATGGTATTGCAGAAACAACGGAATCATCATGGATAACTAATTAATTTGTATGTGTTCACATGTTGAGCATATAGTTTTGATAGTATTCCCTTAAGTTAACTTCAATTTTATCTTCAGGTACGATGGTTGCGCAAGTTCCAATTTGGTGTCTGGATGTAGGGATTCCAAGTATCCTATATTTTTACTGTGTTCACATTTGTATTTTGTTTGTTACACTGTTACAAACATGGAGATTTGCTCTTTCTTCCTGTATTTTTTAAAACGGCAGATGTTTTTTCATACAGTAATCTTCCAATCTGCACCTGTTGCGAGATTAGTTTCTTTATCATTCTTTTTTCACACTTTCTTTGCATACCACATTTTTCTGGAGTCTGAAGAACTGACAAGGGATCGTCCATAAAATCATTTGTTTAATCCCAAACCCTGTAGAAATTATGATGTGATTGCTTTGCTCAACGAAGTTCTATTCAGGCTCTGTGTCACGATCATTCTTTCCTTTAAATGTGTGGCAAGTATCTCTGTCGACACAGATGAGACTGCAGGAGAGCCAAAACAATTGCTAGATGGGCTTAATATTGGCAGAGTGAGATTTGAGATTCAAACACGGTTTTTGTTTATATTAACTACTCGTTTTtacattaataattaaatttgagtttaatatattttgtaatGCAATTGTAAGGTACctaaaatttaatcattttgaGGATCTTACTAATCATGCAATTATTTTTCCTTGAAAAGTTAAGAGTAATTAAGTTGATCGAATTGGagttgtttgatttgattttcatGATATAGGGTCAAGTCCACTAACAAAGAGTATGATACAACGTAATTCACTATATCCACGTTCATTTACCTCAGAATAGGAGTAGGGGACGACGACTACTACCGTCACGCTGTATCTACAATTTCGTTctatatttgattttatttgtttgTATAATGATGTGATCTAGGTAAATTAGGTAAGTTGGGACGGAAAATTTATGGGATCAGGTATAAAATTATGGGAGAATGAGAGCACATCGAGATGTATTCAAACCTGAGGTTTTTCCCTCGGGAAGGGCTGGTGATGACCTGCTAACACGAAGATAATCACGTGAATGGGCGTCGGAGAAATTTCTGGCGTGACCAATCCGATTCTAAAGTCGACAGATGAACGAATAGAATCAATGTAGCAAATAGAATAATATGCCAATGTTGTATGAAAAATCTAGAGAGTAAATGATGTGGGCAGTATATATGTGAATAAATGTAAATGTTATACAAAACTTGGTATTTATAAGAAGAAAATCAATGATGGTCTTGTTTTCAGTGTTCTTTTACTAATTATGACAAGATGATGGTCAATACTCTATTTTTCTGAGACCCAACTATCTGACACACCCAACGGTCCATTTTGCCTTGTCAAATCCATATGATTTGACAATAATGATTACCGAGATGAGGTATCACATGCTTGTGCACTCGAGTGTGGTGCTATTGTCGAGGTAACCCGGGTTAAAAGGCCATCTCATAGGGACTTGTCTGAAATCCCGAGTTTTGGGTAGCTCGGGGAGATGATGTTTCGAGCATTCATTTGCCCGGCAAGCTTGTCATAACCTTACTCATGACCGGACCTTCCGGGAGGTATCACATAATAACTGACAAATAACATGTCAGTATAATTCGATCTACATAAGGTAAATTTTCATATTAATGCAATAATCTGCAAAATATTTTAGTTTGATAAGTCACGGTAAGCAAATTATGTGCGATATGTTTGTCCGAAAAGATATTTATTGGAAAAATCAAACTCATTAATATTTCTCAAACACTCAACTATTCTATCAACTCGAACACCTAGGAAcgctttttattattatcattgtCACTGAGAAGACATCGTGTTTTAAAATTCTACCAACAATTTGAATTGTCTGGTGGGTATCTTCCGGGTCCTCGCATCACGTGCTTTGCTCCAATAATTCACAAGACTACATTTTTATGTCCCTAGCTATTAATTTTGGTTTTTAAAGTTATAATTAGTCATACAGGTAATAGACAAGGCATGCACGAGATATGTGCAACCGCTTCCAGCTTTAGATTAAATTATTATTGGCAATCATTTGTGtagacggtctcatgagtcatattttgggaaacaaatattttatttgggtcatccataaaaaaatattactttttattgtgaatatcggtaggtttgactaatctcacagataaagattcgtaagaccgtctcacaagagacctactcattacTATTATACTTGTTAATTCTaacattaaaatttaattacgaagtttattataatttctaaatcACCTAGTCAGGTTTAAACAAATTTAGAATTGCAATCGactatttgattttgatttttttacgaATTATTTCATTTTGATTTTGCTTGCCTTGTAAcatgaacagaaaaatcagtGTAGTTACCAAATCACACTCCAGACAGAATCCAAGGCCCCAATTTCGATTCGTACAAATTTATGTAGGATTTAATGTAATATGTTCGTCAGAAGtttaaaaaacatttaaaaaaaaaaaaactctaaaAATGTAATAAGCTCACGTATATTTGATTTTCTAAATAGCACACATTCAAAAACTGGTTACCCCCGGAGACAAAATCATAAGCCGCCCGGCTGGAAAACGTCTCCCAGCCCCTCCCCGAGCCGTGGCCAGCAACCTTCTGAGTCGCGATCGAAAAAATGGCAGACAAATTTCTTAATAATTCAGACCAACCAACATAACATAAATATGGGATTCCCCACTAAAATTTTCCCCAAACAAATCTCAGCCACCGGCTTTGCTCTCGGAGCCCCACCAGAATGAATAAATGGCACAAATTCTTCGAGGTCCCGCGAGCAATTCCATCGTGCATATCATTCTCTAGCTGACGTCTCGTTACACATGATTCCATTTCTTTGCTGGGCCAGAGGCAAAAATATATCGCATTAACAAATGAATGGATAAAACATACTGAAAGCTGCATAGCTACATTGCATGCAGATAACGCAAACCTCAGCTATTTCTTGAAATGGAGTGTTTGATTCCATCCAACTGTCGTCGCCTATACAAACTTCAATTTGTGTGCAGAATTTGAAAGGGACCTTCAATATAGAGCAAGAAAATGGATTGGGGCCGGTCAACGGACTTTCAAATATGTGACAGCCTAGATTTGAAATGACTAGCAAAAAACATGCCCATCAAGGTAGATCGCACAGAAGTTCTAGATATTTACAGAGCCTTGGGTTATGGGGGAATCGGTAAACCATAATTGAGGaaagattttatttttccaTCCCGACTTGCCGTAACAAGTACTAGACCCCATGCATGAGAAGTTGATGAACTCTGGCAAGAAGTCTTGAGAAGTTTGTACTGAGGTTTACACATCGGAGAGGATGCAGCCCGAGAAATGGTAGTTGGAAGCTTTTCCTCAGGCCAAGTGGCAGATCCCTTTGGGTTTGATTCGAGGAAAAATTCTTGCCCCGAAGAGAAATAAGTGGATGTTGAAAAAGGCAATGAATTTATAGGAGTatcgtgttttcttgattttgaCTGGCTTTCTGAGTTTCTGATTTTCAGGCCGGACCAAGGTATGACAACGGAGGCATTTGAGGGGAAACTCTCGAAGGACCAAATGGATTTTGACTGCGACCAAGTAGATGTACCAGCACAGGTGTAGTTCCACATATAGACATTTGAATCCTCAGACACGGAGACAATGTGTTTGCTGTCTGAAGTAAATGAAGCGGAGATCTGGTTCCCAGCATTTCGTAGACCTgaataataaagaaaataatttgatTTTCACGAAATGAGTGATTTTATATTATCATGCAAGTCGTCAAACAACACGAAAGAATCAAGAGCGTACCTTTGTACTTGATGATCACATCCATCCCATTAAGAACTCTGACTTGTGAGTCGGCACATGTTACCAATAGTTTGCTCGGGTCTTGTGGTAAAAACTGCTCCACAGAATGACAAAATTAGTAGGAATATTGAAAGAATTTACCAAAAAAAGAAACTGAAACGAATTCAAAACAGATTAGCAATCTTTGAAAGTTAATAACAGCAACCTGGAAGCCAGTTATTCTTCTACAGGGTGATTTCTTCTTACCACCTAAGCATATCTGAGCTTCCAATAGAATTTGATTATCTGATAGAATCAACATAATTTCATCCAACACTAGTGAGTCACAGCATGTAAATGGCGATTTAGTGACAAAATCAGGGCTCTGCCAGTAAAGCATTAATTAAAAAGCAAAACAATTATCAAGAATTAACTTAAAAGCACCTGATATGTTAAAATATCGACAGGTTCCGGTAATGGAGCCGATAACACCACTCTTTATAACAAGAAAATATATACTGAATCAGTATGCCTCCTGATATATATGCTAAACTTGTTAACATGAAAACAAGCAATGCAAACAGACCTGACCATCAGGGTGGTAAGAAACGGCAGTTATTATGTCCTTCGTTTCTGTCCAATTCACAACATGACAGCCATTTATTTCCCAAATTCGAACCTTTCCGTCGATTGAACCACTGATGAAGTAATCATCATTCACGGGGTTAAACTGAATGCAGGTTACTGCATAGAATGAATATTTGAGAAATTCAGTACTTCTGAGCCATGTgcaatattaaatttttgggCAATTCAATAGATTACAGATTATATGTACATACCATAGTCGCTATGAGAGAAAACCTTGAGACACTGATCAAGTCCAACTCGCCACAAACGAACAGTTTTATCAACCGACGATGAAAGCAAACACTGAGAAAAAACAAGTAAAAAGGCCTTAATTCATAGAAAACCAGTTTCCAATAGTTCaaatatgtaaaataaattTGCAATGATTAGGCAGTACATCATTCTTTGACCAAGAAAGATCCAAGATCTCTCCTTTGTGTCCTTGGAACACGTGCAGTGGCTTCTCCAAGATTCTGAAAACCTTTGGAGGGAAGATAACGCATGCCGAATCTGGTGTTTTTTTAAGATTCTTGGATTTTTTAACACCATCACTCTGCGCCGTAAGAGGTCCTAACTCAGACAAATGGTTTACTGAGAAGTACACACATGACGGATCCACATCAGCAACGTCAAATGTATCGGATCTTTCATCTTCCACCACTTGCCATACTCGCACAAGCTTATCTTCTCCCGCACTTGCTAGGTGCTGACCGTCAGGACTAAATTTCATAGCCAATATTGAAGATTTGTGGGCTTGGAAATCTTGTCCCACAAAAAGGGCAGAAAGTTCTTTCAACCTTCTTCGATAATGGCGAACTCCAACTCTTTGAGC
This Primulina eburnea isolate SZY01 chromosome 2, ASM2296580v1, whole genome shotgun sequence DNA region includes the following protein-coding sequences:
- the LOC140819276 gene encoding uncharacterized protein; the protein is MLKPLSRDNADESVNKSYGFFWDQMPCTCKSSSQDFLHGNKLLLNHENIGKIYSCDQTNVSEPDVTLMSAWNVDENAKVREENQLIEEYCATFSKNSGSCCLDKPSENCCSNAKSNQDSWLQELEPIADESFERVPMSKDLKESWHSNANLMYLNREQPEKNCSDLDSQCSEFMKIEPWWHSADKDDVASFISWRSSSHIRTRDLSEPQALHFEKGSDNFVSCFDQVKEQMANTKAKVLCVADCSQGKDAGLVECTVQDSDGTFSNGNLGTIEVDSSVTLGQESFDLNKNQLLEALCHSQTRAREAEKLAQDACDEKGHIIELFFRQASYLFAYKQWIRILKIETLCFEHASKSHLPSVKNMVLGKNRHKIRKKKLGKGGCCICNRAFAFALGLSLVGTGLLVGWTIGWLFSAF
- the LOC140819299 gene encoding uncharacterized protein produces the protein MMDSFSVLAEGSRFFDALDQISPTFDCVDGCHGDKDWEYGVWISSPQSIDERRRKFVRWMGLNENGLEGGDSVDIRDNSDDGGVFRGNVGRIMQNSGAVLRTSGVEDEFSSSRSSLSWSTDYLDLFSRVDLNEGRICCGISDGVSEYCVDQWGENKKLGKIRDTNSRVPIFGESKNDSQSPKLVQKLVQRELEGNGNATRTMNRSKDRWFRKLRSLACMMSMNTRNGTVESNNLRQGRETGAQRVGVRHYRRRLKELSALFVGQDFQAHKSSILAMKFSPDGQHLASAGEDKLVRVWQVVEDERSDTFDVADVDPSCVYFSVNHLSELGPLTAQSDGVKKSKNLKKTPDSACVIFPPKVFRILEKPLHVFQGHKGEILDLSWSKNDCLLSSSVDKTVRLWRVGLDQCLKVFSHSDYVTCIQFNPVNDDYFISGSIDGKVRIWEINGCHVVNWTETKDIITAVSYHPDGQSGVIGSITGTCRYFNISDNQILLEAQICLGGKKKSPCRRITGFQFLPQDPSKLLVTCADSQVRVLNGMDVIIKYKGLRNAGNQISASFTSDSKHIVSVSEDSNVYMWNYTCAGTSTWSQSKSIWSFESFPSNASVVIPWSGLKIRNSESQSKSRKHDTPINSLPFSTSTYFSSGQEFFLESNPKGSATWPEEKLPTTISRAASSPMCKPQYKLLKTSCQSSSTSHAWGLVLVTASRDGKIKSFLNYGLPIPP